A genomic region of Fodinisporobacter ferrooxydans contains the following coding sequences:
- a CDS encoding Gfo/Idh/MocA family oxidoreductase, with protein sequence MTSEMVALMNGIEKGYSPKPNFEDGVLNQAILEAVEKSAESGRWIKVPQFMENGRFSRV encoded by the coding sequence ATGACATCGGAAATGGTAGCATTGATGAATGGGATCGAAAAAGGATATAGTCCAAAGCCGAACTTTGAAGATGGAGTCCTAAATCAAGCGATATTAGAAGCAGTCGAGAAATCTGCAGAGAGCGGAAGATGGATTAAAGTTCCACAATTCATGGAAAATGGGCGGTTCTCTCGCGTTTAA
- a CDS encoding sugar phosphate isomerase/epimerase family protein has protein sequence MSIKLAGAPCCWGVDDPKNPYLPPSPQEKGQHFPTPYLVLIDWGHDERDYKAGHPNDAKRLSAHDWNNITVHIRTLAERAWTKYGVRSVIHPHAGGYIEFEDEIKKLLQDIPYETAGLCLDTGHLYYSKMDPVQLLRDCSDRLDYIHFKDINLEIYEQVMCEHIRFFDACGKGVMCPIGQGSIDYHSINGLLKEINYHGYITIEQERDPRNSDTSLRDVSQSIAFLKRVGYESNIKY, from the coding sequence GTGAGCATTAAACTTGCAGGAGCGCCTTGTTGCTGGGGCGTGGATGATCCCAAAAACCCATATCTTCCGCCATCGCCGCAGGAAAAAGGACAACACTTTCCGACCCCTTATCTGGTATTAATTGATTGGGGGCATGATGAAAGGGATTATAAAGCCGGCCACCCTAATGACGCAAAGCGCTTATCTGCACATGACTGGAACAACATAACGGTTCACATTCGGACACTTGCTGAGCGAGCGTGGACAAAATATGGAGTACGATCCGTCATCCATCCTCATGCAGGCGGCTATATCGAATTTGAAGACGAAATCAAGAAACTTTTGCAGGACATTCCATATGAAACTGCGGGACTTTGCCTTGATACGGGGCATCTGTATTACTCAAAAATGGATCCCGTTCAACTGCTTCGAGACTGCTCGGATCGGCTGGATTATATCCATTTCAAGGATATTAATCTGGAAATATATGAGCAGGTGATGTGTGAACATATTCGCTTTTTTGATGCATGCGGCAAGGGAGTCATGTGCCCGATCGGACAAGGCAGCATTGACTATCATTCGATTAACGGATTGCTGAAAGAAATCAATTATCATGGGTATATCACGATCGAGCAAGAGCGTGACCCTAGGAATTCTGATACGAGCCTGCGAGATGTCAGCCAGAGTATTGCCTTTTTAAAACGTGTTGGTTATGAATCAAACATAAAATATTAG
- the iolD gene encoding 3D-(3,5/4)-trihydroxycyclohexane-1,2-dione acylhydrolase (decyclizing): MKTVRLTTAQALIKFLNQQYVEFDGKVEKFVKGIFAILGHGNVLGLGQALEEDLGDLEFYQGRNEQGMAQAAVAFAKQKHRKQIMACTSSVGPGAANMVTAAATASANNIPVLLLPGDTFATRQPDPVLQQVEHYHDLSITTNDAFRAVSKYWDRIHRPEQLMTAMIHAMRVLTDPADTGAVTIALPQDVQGEVYEYPEYFFKKRIHRIERRIPTAADLKDAVELIKSKKKPIIICGGGVRYSEAADTLKRFAETFNIPYGETQAGKSAVESSHAYNLGGIGITGNLAANVIAKEADVVIGIGTRYSDFTTSSKLLFQHPEVDFLTINVSEYHASKLDAVKIVADAKLALEALQRELEKIQYVSGYTHEIEDAKVAWKAELNRLHNIRYIEQEFTPEIAGQLDEVLPEFAATYQSCLTQTEVIGLVNQQIAEDAIIIGAAGSLPGDLQRMWESRRPNTYHMEYGYSCMGYEISGAFGIKLAEPDKEVYAMVGDGSYLMLHSELVTSIQEGKKINVLLFDNAANGCINNLQMENGISSFGTEFRYRNPETGRLDGGLLKIDFAQCAAGYGVKTYKVTTLEELRTAIEDAKTQTVSTLIDIKVLPKTMTNGYESWWHVGIAGTSKSASVHEAYLSKETNLKKARKY; the protein is encoded by the coding sequence ATGAAAACGGTTCGATTGACAACGGCCCAAGCGTTAATTAAGTTTTTAAACCAGCAGTATGTTGAATTTGATGGAAAAGTAGAGAAATTCGTCAAAGGGATCTTCGCTATTTTGGGCCATGGGAATGTGTTGGGGCTCGGCCAAGCGTTGGAAGAGGATCTCGGCGACCTGGAGTTTTATCAAGGAAGAAATGAGCAAGGAATGGCACAAGCGGCCGTAGCGTTTGCGAAACAAAAGCATCGCAAGCAAATCATGGCTTGCACTTCTTCGGTGGGTCCGGGAGCAGCCAATATGGTGACTGCCGCAGCGACGGCTTCCGCCAATAACATTCCGGTTTTATTGCTTCCGGGCGATACGTTTGCCACAAGGCAGCCGGACCCGGTCCTGCAGCAAGTGGAACATTATCATGATTTGAGCATTACAACCAATGATGCATTTCGGGCAGTCAGCAAATATTGGGATCGGATCCATCGCCCGGAACAATTGATGACAGCGATGATCCATGCCATGCGGGTGCTCACCGATCCGGCGGATACAGGGGCGGTCACTATCGCCCTGCCTCAGGATGTACAAGGGGAAGTGTATGAGTATCCCGAGTATTTCTTCAAAAAACGCATCCATCGGATTGAACGCCGCATTCCGACCGCGGCGGATCTGAAAGATGCGGTGGAACTGATCAAAAGCAAGAAAAAACCGATCATCATCTGTGGCGGCGGGGTTCGGTATTCGGAAGCGGCAGATACGTTAAAGCGCTTTGCGGAAACATTCAACATCCCTTATGGAGAAACGCAAGCCGGAAAAAGTGCGGTTGAAAGTTCCCATGCGTACAATCTGGGCGGGATCGGGATCACCGGCAACCTGGCTGCCAATGTGATCGCGAAAGAGGCAGATGTGGTGATTGGGATCGGTACCCGCTATTCCGACTTTACGACATCATCCAAGCTTTTGTTTCAACATCCTGAAGTGGATTTCTTGACGATCAACGTTTCTGAATATCATGCAAGCAAGCTGGATGCGGTCAAGATCGTGGCTGACGCAAAATTAGCCCTTGAGGCTTTGCAAAGAGAACTGGAGAAAATCCAATACGTTTCGGGCTACACGCATGAAATCGAAGACGCGAAAGTTGCGTGGAAGGCGGAGTTGAATCGCCTGCATAACATTCGCTATATCGAACAAGAGTTTACACCGGAGATCGCCGGGCAACTGGATGAAGTGCTGCCGGAATTTGCGGCAACCTATCAATCCTGCCTCACGCAAACGGAAGTGATCGGCCTGGTGAATCAGCAAATTGCCGAAGATGCGATCATCATCGGGGCGGCGGGCAGTCTTCCCGGCGATCTTCAGAGAATGTGGGAGTCACGCCGGCCGAACACTTACCATATGGAATACGGGTACTCTTGTATGGGATATGAGATATCCGGAGCGTTTGGCATCAAATTGGCGGAACCGGATAAAGAGGTCTATGCCATGGTGGGGGACGGCAGCTATCTGATGCTGCATTCCGAATTGGTGACAAGCATTCAGGAAGGCAAAAAAATCAATGTGCTCTTGTTTGATAATGCAGCGAATGGGTGCATCAACAATCTGCAAATGGAGAATGGCATCAGCAGCTTTGGGACGGAATTCCGCTATCGAAACCCGGAAACCGGCCGCTTGGATGGCGGTTTGCTCAAAATTGATTTTGCCCAATGTGCTGCCGGATATGGCGTAAAAACGTATAAGGTCACGACATTGGAAGAATTGCGGACAGCCATCGAAGACGCGAAAACGCAAACGGTGTCTACCTTGATTGATATCAAAGTGCTGCCGAAGACGATGACAAACGGATATGAATCCTGGTGGCATGTGGGGATTGCCGGCACTTCCAAAAGTGCAAGCGTTCATGAGGCTTATTTAAGCAAGGAAACCAATCTGAAAAAAGCCCGAAAATATTAA
- a CDS encoding Gfo/Idh/MocA family protein, producing the protein MINGEKNIRYPIRWAMVGGGRGSQIGYIHRSSALRDHNFQLVAGAFDINPERGQEFGVNVHVNPERCYPDYKTMFAEESKREDGIQAVTIATPNSTHYEICKAALDACLHVVCEKPLCFTTEQAKELETIAKKKNRVVGIAYGYSGHQAVEQARRMIANGDLGEIRMIHMQFAHGFHSEAVEQENPSAKWRVDPEIVGPSYVLGDLGTHTLYLSEVMAPKLKIKKLMCTRQSFVKSRAPLEDNAYTIMEYDNGAIGTLWCSAVNAGSMHGQKIRVVGSKASIEWWDEQPNQLRYEIQGKPAQILERGMGYLYPEAVADDRIGAGHAEGLFESWSNLYRRFAMAMEALDCGETWNDIWFPGIEAGVEGVRWIENCVRSADNGGVWVEYR; encoded by the coding sequence ATGATTAATGGTGAAAAAAACATACGATATCCGATTCGTTGGGCAATGGTAGGCGGCGGGCGCGGAAGCCAGATCGGTTATATTCATCGCTCGTCTGCACTGCGAGATCATAATTTTCAATTGGTTGCAGGCGCATTTGATATCAACCCCGAACGCGGTCAGGAATTTGGAGTAAATGTACACGTGAATCCAGAGCGTTGTTATCCCGATTATAAAACAATGTTTGCTGAAGAGTCGAAACGTGAAGACGGCATTCAAGCTGTTACGATTGCAACTCCGAACAGCACGCATTATGAAATCTGCAAGGCGGCGTTAGACGCCTGCTTGCATGTAGTATGTGAAAAACCTTTGTGCTTTACCACCGAACAAGCCAAAGAGTTGGAGACGATTGCAAAGAAGAAGAATCGTGTTGTAGGGATTGCATATGGGTATTCTGGCCATCAGGCGGTTGAACAGGCACGCCGGATGATCGCAAACGGGGATTTAGGCGAAATACGAATGATTCATATGCAGTTTGCGCACGGTTTTCACTCCGAGGCTGTTGAACAGGAAAATCCTAGTGCGAAATGGCGGGTTGATCCCGAAATTGTAGGTCCGAGTTATGTGTTGGGAGATTTGGGAACACATACGTTATACTTGTCTGAGGTTATGGCGCCAAAATTGAAAATCAAAAAGCTTATGTGTACCCGCCAGAGCTTTGTCAAGAGTCGCGCTCCACTGGAGGACAATGCCTATACCATCATGGAATACGATAACGGCGCAATTGGGACTTTGTGGTGCTCTGCGGTAAATGCCGGTTCCATGCACGGGCAGAAAATCCGAGTCGTCGGTTCCAAAGCCAGTATTGAATGGTGGGATGAACAGCCGAATCAGCTTCGCTACGAAATACAAGGCAAACCGGCGCAAATATTAGAACGAGGAATGGGATATCTCTATCCGGAAGCTGTGGCAGATGACCGTATTGGCGCCGGTCATGCGGAAGGATTATTTGAATCCTGGTCAAATCTCTATCGGCGTTTTGCCATGGCGATGGAAGCATTGGACTGTGGGGAAACATGGAACGATATTTGGTTCCCTGGAATTGAGGCTGGCGTGGAGGGAGTTCGTTGGATCGAAAATTGCGTGCGCTCCGCTGACAACGGCGGCGTATGGGTGGAGTATCGATGA